A single window of Periophthalmus magnuspinnatus isolate fPerMag1 chromosome 9, fPerMag1.2.pri, whole genome shotgun sequence DNA harbors:
- the si:dkey-178e17.1 gene encoding tricarboxylate transport protein B, mitochondrial gives MDREGRGFMSPFHRPRCLAAAAPAGKARLTHPGKAILAGGIAGGIEICITFPTEYVKTQLQLDEKANPPKYRGIGDCVKQTVQSHGVRGLYRGLSSLLYGSIPKSAVRFGVFEFLSNRAKDENGRLDTTKGLVCGLGAGVMEAVVVVCPMETVKVKFIHDQTSANPKYKGFFHGVSQIVKEQGLRGTYQGLTATVLKQGSNQAIRFSVMTSLKNWYKGDNPNKPINPLVTGTFGAIAGAASVFGNTPLDVIKTRMQSLEAHKYKSTLDCAVKIMKYEGPLAFYKGTVPRLGRVCLDVAIVFIIYEEVVKILNTVWKTD, from the exons atggacagagaagGGCGAGGTTTCATGAGTCCCTTCCACAGACCGCGCTGCCTGGCAGCGGCTGCTCCAGCTGGAAAAGCCAGACTGACGCACCCGGGGAAGGCGATTCTGGCGG GTGGCATCGCAGGAGGCATAGAGATCTGCATTACTTTCCCCACAGAGTACGTGAAGACCCAGTTACAGCTGGACGAGAAAGCCAACCCGCCCAAATACAGGGGCATAG GTGACTGTGTGAAGCAGACGGTGCAGAGTCACGGCGTAAGAGGGCTGTACCGCGGCCTCAGCTCACTGCTCTACGGATCAATACCCAAATCTGCAGTCAG GTTTGGGGTGTTCGAGTTCCTCAGTAATCGTGCCAAAGATGAAAACGGGCGTTTGGACACCACCAAAGGCCTTGTTTGTGGGCTGGGAGCTGGTGTGATGGAGGCAGTGGTAGTGGTCTGTCCCATGGAGACTGTCAAG GTAAAATTCATCCATGACCAGACATCAGCCAACCCCAAATACAAAGGTTTCTTCCATGGAGTTAGTCAGATTGTGAAAGAACAAG GGCTGAGGGGTACATACCAAGGCCTCACAGCTACTGTCCTCAAACAGGGATCCAATCAGGCCATTCGCTTCTCAGTCATGACTTCCCTAAAGAACTGGTACAAAG GCGACAACCCAAACAAACCCATTAACCCTTTAGTGACCGGTACATTTGGAGCTATAGCTGGAGCCGCTAGTGTCTTTGGGAACACGCCGCTGGACGTCATCAAGACAAGGATGCAG AGTCTGGAGGCACATAAATATAAGAGCACTCTAGATTGTGCCGTTAAGATTATGAAATATGAAGGACCACTGGC GTTTTACAAAGGCACAGTTCCACGTTTGGGCCGCGTGTGTTTGGACGTCGCCATCGTCTTCATCATCTACGAGGAGGTGGTGAAGATTCTCAACACAGTGTGGAAAACGGACTGA